The sequence GGTGTCATTATGGAATTCCCGATATTCGAGGAGTTGCTCAAAAAACTGGGCATTGATTTTGAAGTAATAAAATCACGGGAGCATAAAGACATCGGTTCACCTTTCAGAAAGATGGGAGATGATGAAAAAAGACTGCTGCACGAGCTCGTAATGGATGTCTACGATCAATTCATCCAGGCGACAGTGGAAGAACGCAATCTTCCCGAGGACAGTGTCCTTAAATTTGCCGACGGAAGGGTAATTACTGGAAGGCAGGCTAAAGAACTCGGTTTTGTCGACACACTCGGTTCTTTTGAAGACGCGGTTAAGATCGCCGGTGATCTTGTAGGAATAGAAAAACCCCTTCTCGTCTATCCGCGGAAGAGATTGAGTTTAATAGACTTCTTCACCAAACCGGTTGAGAAGAGTCTTATTCCGAAATTGAAATTTCTCTGGCGTTGAATTATGTCTCTATCAGGAATTTTCAAATCACTCGCTGCAACTACCATCGTTCTTCTTTTTATAACCGGCTGTTCAAAACCGCCCTACAATCCCGAGCTCGCAGACTACCTGAAAGCCGAGCGGGAATTAAGAAAAAGAGTAAAGGATGCCCGGTGTCTTGAAGATTCCATCAAGGTATTACAACAGAAATATGAACTGAATTTAGAAGAAGAAATCTCCAGGCTGAACAACAATCCCGAGTTGTGGGTCGAATTGCTCACAGAGTTGAAGATTGAAGAGTAAATTCTTCGGTGTAGTCGAAGGTTTTTATCGAAGGCCCTATTCTTTTGAAGAACGTCGGGACCTCATAATTTTTTCGGCGGAGATCGGATTGAACACTTATGTTTACGGTCCGAAAGCCGATCCTTTCCACAGAAAAAAATATGACAGACTCTATCCCCGATCGCTCCGCAGGGAATTCAAAGAACTGAACAAACTCTGCAAAAAACATTCAGTGAGATTCAACTACGCGCTTTCACCGCTGACAAGACCCGATACCGGCAAAATAATCAGAAAGATAAGTTCCATGCTCGATTGCGGTATCACCGATTTCAGTCTTTTCTATGACGACATTGAAGTCTCATTGACTGAAGAGACCGCCGAGCGACAGATAGAAACCGCAAATGAACTGCTTAACTTTCTTGAATCAAAGATCTCCGAACCACAATTATTCTTCTGCCCCACCCAGTATCGGGGTTTCAAAAAAACCGAGTATATTTCAACCATCGCCAGAAAACTTCATCCCCGAATTCATATATTCTGGACCGGTAAAAAAGTCGTAGCAAAACGGATAACCGCGAAAGATATCAACAGAATTACAGAAATAATCGGACGGCCGCCGTTGATCTGGGACAACATCTTTGCAAACGATTATATTCCGGGAACCATTTTGAGGTTTCCTTATCGCTACCGTGAATCGGAGATCGTAAAGCGGGTGGACGGTATCCTTATCAATCCGATGAATCAGTATCAAGAGTCAAAACCTTTACTCTACACTGCGGCGAAGTTCTTTCACAACCCTTTTAATTATGTCCCCACTAAAGCATGGAAAGAAGCGAAAAAATTATTCTCTTTAAAAGAGTAAAGGATTTCTATATCTTTGCAGAGACGGTCTTGATTTATCTGTGATCGTGGTTATACTAAAAAAAGGAGGTATAATGTCGTTTTTATTACTTTTTACGTTATGTGTAAATCCTTTTTATGAAGCAAACTTCACTTCTTTGCCGATGAGGTCGATAAGCGTCTTCTCAAATCCAGCAGGTCTGGGTTTTCAACGCGGTGCCGAGATAGTCATTAATTATGAATACAACCCTGATGCGCCGGACGCATTGATGTCAGCGTCAGCACTGGGAAATGTCGGATTCGGATGGAAAAAAATCGATAGCCTGAACTATTATGAAGCGGGTCTCGGTTATAAACTGCCCGGCGCATTTTCAATGGGATATGCATTTCAATTCGGTGAAGACTCCAAACACATCGTCGGTCTGATAGGACACGTCAGTGAGAAGCTGAGTCTTGGTTTTAAAACCGCACTCGGCGGCGATGAACACATGCTCGGCGGGATCAGTATAAGGCCTTTCAAGGAATATGTCACTCTGAGCGGAGATGTTGAATTCGAAGCCCTGGATACCATCTTCAATTATTTCTACGGTTGTTTACTTCAACCGATAGACGGTGTGAAACTCCACTTTTACGCCGATCAGGACTTTAACTGGAAAACCGGGCTGGAGTTGTCTTTTGGCAAAACAAAAATAGCCGGTTCGTATTCACATCCTGACAAGAAAATCAGTGGGGGGATTCTCTTCTCAGCACAGTCATACAAAACTTTCATACCGCAGAAGAATATAGTGACCGAACTCAGCTTAGAAGATGAATATCCGGAACTGCAAAAAAAGACGCTCCTCGGGATTCCGATCAGCACAAAACAGGGATTCACAAAACTACTGCTGGAATTTGAAAAAATCGGAAAAAAGGATGAGATAAAAGTAGTGCTTGTCAAAACAAGAGGACTTTCTCTGGGTGCGGCGCAGTTCGAAGAATTGAAAGGCTGCTTTAATAAATTAAAGAAAAGAGGAAAAAAAATCATATTTTTCAGTGACAATTACAATGGTACTTTAGTATACGATCTTGCCTGCAGCGGCGATGAAATCATCCTTTCACCGCTCGGTGATATCTCAATTCCCGGTCTTGGAATACGTAAATTCTATTTAAAAAACACCCTGCAGAAACTCGGTATTGAAGCCGATATCACACATGTGGGTAAATACAAATCAGCTGCGGAAATTTTTTCCCGCGAACAAATGTCAGACGCCGACAGGGAACAACTTGAAAAGATCCTGGATGATTTCTATTATCCGATCATCACCCATATCGCCGCCGCAAGAAAAAAGACTGAAGCAGAGGTCGAAAAATTGATCAATGAAATCGCCTTTTTCAACAGTGACCAAGCAGATGAATACGGACTGGTCGATACAGTGCTTTATGAATTTGAGCTGAAGGACTATATCAATGATAAATACGGTAAAATGGCGCTGGTTGATTTCGAAGAGGTTGTAAATGAAAAGGTCGTCCGATCACCCTGGGAAAAGAGAAAAGATAAGATCGCCGTTGTGATCGCGGAAGGCAGTATTGTTGCTGGTGAAGGCAAACCCGGTCTGTTTCAATCGACATTGATCGGCGGTAAGAGATATGCTGAAATCTTCAAACAGATAAAAGACGATAAAAGCATCAAGGCGGTCGTCTTCAGAATCAATTCCGGCGGCGGAGACGCCTTTGCCTCTGAACAGATTGCGTATGCGCTGAAACAATGTGCTAAAGAAAAGCCCGTGATCGTTTCAATGGGAGACGTCGCCGGTTCAGGTGGTTATTACATCGCCTGCCTCGCCGATAAGATCTTCGCCGACGACCGAACCATCACCGGGTCAATCGGAGTACTCGGTGTCAACTTCGTGACAAAAGGCCTTTACGATAAACTGGGGATATCCTGGGATTACATCAAAAGGGGTAAACACAGTGATAAAAACTGGGGACTGCGCCATCTTACTGAAGAAGAAGCCGCACAGGCGAAAAAAAATGTCGAATGGTGGTATGATAAATTCACCAGACGGGTCGCAGAAGGTCGCAACATGCGTCAGTCAAAAGTAGACAGCCTGGGCCAGGGCAGAGTCTATTCCGGTAAATACGCCGAAGAACTCGGACTTATCGACGAAACAGGCGGGTTTTTGGAAGCATTGAACGCCGCCAAAGAATATGCCCACATCACGGGAGACGTCGAACTGCTGGTATATCATCCAGGAGATACGGGTTTTTCATTCACCCTCAGCGCCAATATGATAAGCCGGTGTCTTTATATTATGCCCGAGATTGAAATAAAGTAAATCTATTCAATCACGATTATCTTTATAGAACCATCTGCTGTTTTGTTGAGCTTCAGAAAATAGACACCGGGCTCAAGAGCCAATCTTGCACCGGGTGCCGACACCTTTTTGACGCGTTGTCCCAGAATATTGTAGACAGTAATCGGATAAAATCTCTGCTCACTTACCAAAGAAATAAAGGTGATTGAAGCGGAAAGGGGATTTGTGAACCGACAGGGTGGACAGATATTCGATCTCTCTTCGCTGATTCCTACCGGTGGATTCGGTTCTCCCGGTGTATAGACCGTGTAATCATGGAAATCAGCGGAGTTGTCATCGGTGTCATAACCGTCGGGATAGCGGCCAAGACAGTGATTGTACGGTACATCCGATGCAGGCAGCCACTCGCCGGTGAAGACCCAGCCGTCGAGTGTTCCGTAACCGAGGGCATCGATTGTGATACTATTGAACCTCAATTCAAGATTATCCGGACCGTTCTGTAAATCCGCATCAGAGGTGACCAGGTCGTGGTTTGAAACCGTGGAGTCCTGTCCGATTACAAAAAAGCCGTCGGCAGGGATCGAACAACCACTCAGGTCGATGTCGACATATTCACTTCCGTTGTAACCGTTTACACCGACCAGGCTGAAACCGTCGAGATTCAAACCTCCTGTTCCATAAAGTTCAATGTAGCATGCTGAATCACCGCCTTCAGTATCGTAGAGAACCTCATTGATGTACACTCCGATTTCACCGACGAAAAAAGTATGCGTATCGCTTATCGCATCAAGTCCGTCGTCATCAATGAAACGCAGATAATAAAAGATTGTATCACCCTGGCTCTGAGCCGGAATCTGAAATTTGAATGTGTCGCCGGTTACCGAGGTGTGGGACATCGCGATGGGACTGCTCAGACCGTTGACACCGTAAAAGAGGGTGTCGGCGGTGATGGTGCCGTCATCAGTTACATAGGCGTAAACGTCGATCAGTACGCCGGCGTCGGGGTTTGTCGGTGTATGCCAGGTTCGAATAATCACCGGCGGTTGTGTCGAAGGAGCTTCAAAGACTGCATCGTCAATATAGAAGATCGCATCACCGTCCCATTGTGTGGCGACGTCGTAGGCACGTATCACCACAAGCGCGGATTCGGCGTCGGACGGAGACGTCACGGTGAAGATCAACTGCTGCCACTCAGTGGAATCAACACTGTAATCCGTTCCCCAGCTGGATCCTGAAGGATACCAGTATATCCCCTGGCGCACCCTGCCGGCGGGATCGTTGTCATATATCCAGATACTGAAGTTATACTGGATATTCGGCTGGACTGCAAAATATCCCTGAGAGAAATCCGCCGAGGTCTGAGTCTGGGTGATCAAACTGTCTTTTACACTGAGATTTCCACTGTGGACGATTACATCTTCCTGGAAGATGTAGATACTGTCGTCTTTTTGCCAGTAGTCAGGCATACCCGATGTCCACGTCTCAAACCCCGGATTCTGCAGAAGATTCTGTGCAAAACTACAGGTAAAGATAAACACTAAAACCACCAAAGTCTTCACGTAACCTCCTTCTTTGTTGAATGACAAAACCTGATTCAGTCAACTAAAGATATTTTTTAAGCGTCTTGAAACGAACCGGCGACATTATTTTTTCCAAAGAAAGGACCTGGACAAGCCGGCCGTCGACCTGAACAAGTCCTTCGAAACAACCCATCGGCTTGACGAGCTCGGGAAACGGCAGAAGGGTCTCGCTCTTTATAATACCCAGCACCTTGGTGACCTTGAAACCGATATATGTCTCTCTTATCTCCGAGAGTATCACTTCAAATACATCCTCGGTGTCGAGTTTGAGAATCTTCGGTAGATCATATAAAGGAATCTTCCTGTCGCGCAACCGGAAAAATCCAACAAGATTTCTCGGAATCTTCTTTTCCTGCAGAACGCTTTTGGGTCTGACGATTTCTTTCACCTCTTTAATAGGAACGGCAAAGTTTATGTTGTTTATCAGGAATTCAAGATAGTAATTCATTTTTTGATCTTCTTCAGCAACTCATCGAGTTTCAAGGCGAAAGAAGCAAGAAGCTGGGCAGTGGATGTAAATTCCTGCATCGACGCGGTCTGCTCTTCGACCGCCGCCGAAACCCCTTCAGTAGCGGTGGCTGTACCGGCTGCAACCTGAGCTATCTGTTCAACCTGTTTCACCAATTCTTTCGTATTGCCCGCCTGATTAACCGCCGCCTCATTGATGCGGGTGATCATATCGGTGATTAAATCAACCGCCTTCACTATTCCGGTGAACTGTTCATCGGTCTTTATCGCCAGTTCCTTGGACTCCACCATCTTTTTTCGCTCTGATGTCAACAAGGTGCTCAATTCCTCTATGGTTCCGTTGATTTCGGAGATGAGATTTTCTACAATTGAAGACGAACGTTGCGTTTCGGTCGCCAGATTCCTTATTTCATCCGCGACGACAGCGAAACCTCTGCCCTGTTCACCTACGCGTGCCGCTTCTATCGCGGCGTTCAGGGCAAGCAGGTCTGTCTGCTCTGTAATGCTGCTGATTATATCCAGTATCTTTTTGATCTCTGTAGCCTGGTCGCGGAGTTCGGACATCTTATCTTCGATGAA is a genomic window of candidate division WOR-3 bacterium containing:
- a CDS encoding S49 family peptidase: GVIMEFPIFEELLKKLGIDFEVIKSREHKDIGSPFRKMGDDEKRLLHELVMDVYDQFIQATVEERNLPEDSVLKFADGRVITGRQAKELGFVDTLGSFEDAVKIAGDLVGIEKPLLVYPRKRLSLIDFFTKPVEKSLIPKLKFLWR
- the sppA gene encoding signal peptide peptidase SppA, with amino-acid sequence MSFLLLFTLCVNPFYEANFTSLPMRSISVFSNPAGLGFQRGAEIVINYEYNPDAPDALMSASALGNVGFGWKKIDSLNYYEAGLGYKLPGAFSMGYAFQFGEDSKHIVGLIGHVSEKLSLGFKTALGGDEHMLGGISIRPFKEYVTLSGDVEFEALDTIFNYFYGCLLQPIDGVKLHFYADQDFNWKTGLELSFGKTKIAGSYSHPDKKISGGILFSAQSYKTFIPQKNIVTELSLEDEYPELQKKTLLGIPISTKQGFTKLLLEFEKIGKKDEIKVVLVKTRGLSLGAAQFEELKGCFNKLKKRGKKIIFFSDNYNGTLVYDLACSGDEIILSPLGDISIPGLGIRKFYLKNTLQKLGIEADITHVGKYKSAAEIFSREQMSDADREQLEKILDDFYYPIITHIAAARKKTEAEVEKLINEIAFFNSDQADEYGLVDTVLYEFELKDYINDKYGKMALVDFEEVVNEKVVRSPWEKRKDKIAVVIAEGSIVAGEGKPGLFQSTLIGGKRYAEIFKQIKDDKSIKAVVFRINSGGGDAFASEQIAYALKQCAKEKPVIVSMGDVAGSGGYYIACLADKIFADDRTITGSIGVLGVNFVTKGLYDKLGISWDYIKRGKHSDKNWGLRHLTEEEAAQAKKNVEWWYDKFTRRVAEGRNMRQSKVDSLGQGRVYSGKYAEELGLIDETGGFLEALNAAKEYAHITGDVELLVYHPGDTGFSFTLSANMISRCLYIMPEIEIK
- a CDS encoding T9SS type A sorting domain-containing protein; translation: MKTLVVLVFIFTCSFAQNLLQNPGFETWTSGMPDYWQKDDSIYIFQEDVIVHSGNLSVKDSLITQTQTSADFSQGYFAVQPNIQYNFSIWIYDNDPAGRVRQGIYWYPSGSSWGTDYSVDSTEWQQLIFTVTSPSDAESALVVIRAYDVATQWDGDAIFYIDDAVFEAPSTQPPVIIRTWHTPTNPDAGVLIDVYAYVTDDGTITADTLFYGVNGLSSPIAMSHTSVTGDTFKFQIPAQSQGDTIFYYLRFIDDDGLDAISDTHTFFVGEIGVYINEVLYDTEGGDSACYIELYGTGGLNLDGFSLVGVNGYNGSEYVDIDLSGCSIPADGFFVIGQDSTVSNHDLVTSDADLQNGPDNLELRFNSITIDALGYGTLDGWVFTGEWLPASDVPYNHCLGRYPDGYDTDDNSADFHDYTVYTPGEPNPPVGISEERSNICPPCRFTNPLSASITFISLVSEQRFYPITVYNILGQRVKKVSAPGARLALEPGVYFLKLNKTADGSIKIIVIE
- a CDS encoding chemotaxis protein CheW, producing the protein MNYYLEFLINNINFAVPIKEVKEIVRPKSVLQEKKIPRNLVGFFRLRDRKIPLYDLPKILKLDTEDVFEVILSEIRETYIGFKVTKVLGIIKSETLLPFPELVKPMGCFEGLVQVDGRLVQVLSLEKIMSPVRFKTLKKYL